TCCCTTGCACCACCACAGCCCAGGCGGTAAGCTTCAGACATCATGTCGATCGTGGATGTCGCCAAACTCGCAGGACTCTCGCACACCACCGTGTCACGGGTCATCAACCACCAGCCAGGCGTCGCCGCCGACACGGCCCGCAAAGTCCAGCAGGCCATGCGTCAGCTCGGCTACACGCCCCCCGCTCGACGCCGCGGACCCCAGCCTCGCGCCCGCCGCAACATCCGCACCGGCACCATCGCCCTCCTGATGTTCGGCACCGACCCCGCCCCCATGGCCGCACCCGTCGCCGCCGCCGCCATCCACGCTATCGAACAACAACTCGCTCGCCACGACCTCACCCTCTCCATCGCTCAGATCAACGCCGACGGCCGCATCCCCTCCGCCGTCGCCAACGGCCGCGTCGACGGACTCATCCTCCACGGCCACCCCCCCGACCCCGCCATCGCCGCCAAGCTCCGCCGATTCCCCACCGTCTGGATCATGTCACCCCGCAGCCGCACCGGCTACTGGGGCGACCGCGTCTGCACCGACAACGACGCCATCGGCCGTCTCGCCGCCGAATACCTCGTCGGCAGAGGACACGAATCCATCGCCATGCTCGAGATCGAAGCCGGACACCTCGGCTTCTCCGAGCGCGCCGCCTCCTTCAAAGAAACCGCCGAAGAACACGGCGCCCACATCGAGATCGTCACCGCACTGCCCCGCAACGATCATCCCGCCGCCGCCACCTTCGCCGCACGACGAACCCACATACACCGACTCATCGATAACTTCACCCACATCCCCGACCGACCCTCAGGACTCTTCGTCCCCCTCGGTCAGGCCACCCTCACCGTCTACGAAGGCCTCCGCGCCCGCGGTATCGAGCCCGGCAACCAAATCACCGTCGTCGCCTGCGACAACGACCCGACCCTCGCCGGCCTCAACCCCATGATCGCGACCGTCGATGTCCGGCCCGACCGCATCGGCCAGCTCGCCGTCGAGCAGCTCCTGCTCCGCATGGACAAGCCCTCACCCTATGCCCGTACCGTCGTTCTCGTCGAGCCCTCGCTCGTGACGCCACCCATCGAGACCGACCTCGACGACAACTTCGCCGAGTCTCCCCTGACTTCAAACACAACATCTACCATGACCGTCCTCGCGTCAAGCAACTG
The sequence above is drawn from the Phycisphaeraceae bacterium genome and encodes:
- a CDS encoding LacI family DNA-binding transcriptional regulator, with the translated sequence MSIVDVAKLAGLSHTTVSRVINHQPGVAADTARKVQQAMRQLGYTPPARRRGPQPRARRNIRTGTIALLMFGTDPAPMAAPVAAAAIHAIEQQLARHDLTLSIAQINADGRIPSAVANGRVDGLILHGHPPDPAIAAKLRRFPTVWIMSPRSRTGYWGDRVCTDNDAIGRLAAEYLVGRGHESIAMLEIEAGHLGFSERAASFKETAEEHGAHIEIVTALPRNDHPAAATFAARRTHIHRLIDNFTHIPDRPSGLFVPLGQATLTVYEGLRARGIEPGNQITVVACDNDPTLAGLNPMIATVDVRPDRIGQLAVEQLLLRMDKPSPYARTVVLVEPSLVTPPIETDLDDNFAESPLTSNTTSTMTVLASSN